The following are encoded in a window of Chitinivibrionales bacterium genomic DNA:
- a CDS encoding YjbQ family protein → MVFGKSISFQTKGDSDIRNITSEIEDIVRESSITEGLVNVFAVGSTASISTIEYEPALVADFQDQLEKFASRAMHTRHSQTWGDDNGYSHIRATFMGPGITAPVHEGSVVLGTWQQIVVIDHDNHPRSRKVFVQVMGE, encoded by the coding sequence ATGGTATTTGGAAAAAGCATATCTTTTCAGACAAAAGGTGATTCGGATATCCGAAACATCACCAGTGAAATAGAGGATATTGTTCGTGAATCATCTATCACCGAAGGCCTGGTCAATGTCTTTGCTGTCGGCTCAACTGCATCGATATCTACAATCGAATACGAACCCGCGCTCGTCGCCGATTTTCAGGATCAACTGGAAAAATTCGCCTCCCGGGCTATGCATACCCGCCATTCCCAGACCTGGGGAGATGACAACGGCTATTCCCATATCCGGGCAACCTTCATGGGCCCCGGTATAACCGCACCGGTGCATGAAGGCTCTGTCGTTTTGGGCACCTGGCAACAGATTGTGGTTATCGACCACGACAATCATCCCCGCTCGAGGAAAGTTTTTGTGCAGGTGATGGGAGAGTGA
- a CDS encoding zinc-binding alcohol dehydrogenase family protein, which yields MKALIFKGPGQPLKLENIDKPEPAFGQVLLFVHACAVCRTDLHIVDGELPNPIIPLIPGHEIIGTVTAVGEGVTHLSVGDRVGVPWLGWSCGKCRYCTSGRENLCPYAKFTGYTLNGGYAEYAVADERFCFPIPHSYDSLHAAPLLCAGLIGYRSLRMAGEAKRVGFFGFGAAAHILIQITRHQNREVFAFTRPGDISAQDFAKKLGAVWTGGSDELPPAELDAAIIFAPAGVLVPAALKTIAPGGTVICAGIHMSDFPSFPYRLLWEERSIKSVANLTRKDGEEFFDIAAQFPITTEITPYPLENGNDALNDLRSGKINGAGVLNINSR from the coding sequence ATGAAGGCTTTGATTTTTAAGGGCCCCGGCCAACCACTGAAACTTGAGAATATCGATAAACCGGAACCTGCCTTCGGGCAGGTTCTTTTGTTTGTGCATGCCTGTGCGGTCTGCCGCACCGATCTTCATATTGTTGACGGTGAACTGCCGAACCCCATAATCCCCCTGATTCCCGGCCATGAAATTATCGGCACGGTTACTGCCGTTGGAGAAGGTGTTACTCACTTATCTGTTGGTGATCGCGTTGGCGTTCCCTGGCTGGGGTGGTCGTGCGGGAAATGCCGTTACTGTACAAGTGGGAGGGAAAACCTTTGTCCTTATGCAAAATTTACCGGCTATACGCTCAACGGCGGGTACGCCGAATATGCGGTTGCCGATGAACGGTTCTGTTTTCCGATTCCCCACAGTTACGATAGTCTTCATGCGGCCCCACTGCTCTGTGCCGGCTTGATCGGCTATCGATCGCTCCGGATGGCCGGCGAGGCAAAACGGGTGGGGTTTTTCGGTTTCGGTGCTGCCGCTCATATTCTGATCCAGATCACTCGTCATCAAAACAGAGAGGTCTTCGCCTTTACCCGACCGGGAGACATTTCAGCGCAGGACTTTGCAAAAAAGCTGGGCGCTGTCTGGACCGGCGGTTCCGATGAGCTACCACCGGCCGAACTCGACGCTGCCATTATTTTCGCCCCCGCAGGCGTTCTGGTACCGGCGGCATTAAAAACTATTGCGCCGGGCGGAACAGTAATCTGTGCCGGGATTCACATGAGCGATTTCCCCTCATTTCCCTATCGCCTCCTCTGGGAGGAGCGCTCCATCAAATCGGTCGCCAATCTTACCCGCAAAGACGGTGAAGAATTCTTCGATATCGCCGCTCAATTTCCGATCACGACCGAAATTACTCCCTACCCTCTTGAAAATGGCAACGATGCCCTCAATGACCTGCGGAGTGGGAAAATTAATGGGGCAGGGGTGCTGAATATCAACTCGCGATGA
- a CDS encoding DUF1848 family protein produces MPPSSPQYISASRRNDLPRFFFRDFFSALEKGEISYDGGYGKSYTVSLKPEHVLGYIFWSKNFGYFIEHPSFNDLLKHNNVIFHFTINDTPILESNIPPLHKRLEILKRLVDSVGPERVLWRYDPVCKYRDSSGKIRTNETPFYSIIKQVAKTGISRCYFSFMTLYKKVHSRGIVFEQFTSSEKENIAHIMLQAAAGEGMNLYNCCNEDILNLVPGIKQAHCVDNELLKSTDRFGVHKAPKKKPTRNGCGCYQSRDIGSYRPACAHGCLYCYANPQR; encoded by the coding sequence ATGCCTCCTTCGTCACCTCAATACATTTCTGCATCCCGGCGCAACGATCTGCCTCGTTTTTTTTTCAGGGATTTTTTTTCGGCCCTTGAAAAGGGGGAGATCTCCTACGACGGAGGCTATGGAAAGTCCTATACCGTCTCCCTGAAACCCGAGCATGTTCTCGGTTACATATTCTGGTCAAAAAATTTCGGTTATTTTATTGAACACCCATCATTCAACGATCTCCTTAAGCATAACAATGTGATTTTTCACTTTACGATTAACGATACGCCGATCCTGGAATCGAATATACCACCACTACACAAACGGCTGGAAATACTCAAACGGCTGGTCGACTCGGTCGGTCCCGAACGGGTTCTCTGGAGATACGACCCTGTTTGTAAATATCGAGATTCTTCCGGTAAAATTAGAACAAATGAAACCCCCTTTTATTCCATAATCAAACAGGTTGCCAAAACAGGGATATCGCGCTGCTATTTCTCGTTTATGACTCTCTATAAAAAGGTCCACAGCCGCGGTATTGTTTTTGAACAATTCACAAGTTCGGAAAAAGAAAATATTGCGCATATTATGCTGCAGGCTGCTGCCGGCGAAGGCATGAATCTTTACAATTGCTGCAATGAAGACATACTCAACCTGGTTCCGGGTATCAAGCAGGCCCATTGTGTCGACAATGAGCTGTTGAAATCAACCGACCGGTTTGGGGTGCATAAAGCCCCGAAGAAAAAGCCGACCCGCAATGGATGCGGCTGTTATCAAAGCAGAGATATCGGCTCATACAGGCCTGCCTGTGCCCACGGATGCCTCTACTGCTACGCCAATCCTCAGCGCTAA